Genomic window (Helianthus annuus cultivar XRQ/B chromosome 3, HanXRQr2.0-SUNRISE, whole genome shotgun sequence):
ATTGGCgaaatgggccattgaactgggcggccataacatcttgtataggccgcgcccagccattaaggggcaggtcctcgccgacttcatcacagaagtgccggccGATAAAGTCAAGGAGTGCGAGCTGGTAGAGACTCCCGAAGAAAATACAACAGagacttggatgctttacactgacggggcatcaaatgaagatggcgcgggagcaggTTTACGTCTAGTGAGCCCAGAAAAgcacgagtttacttacgccattaagctcgacttcaaaaacaccaacaatgAAGCTGAGTACGAGGcttttctggcaggcttacgcctcgccatcaagatgggagcaaGGAACTTGCGCGCACATGTCGattcactcctgatagccagtcaAGTAAATGGCATATACGACGCGAAGGGAGAAGTCATGGCTTTATATCTGGAACAAGCGAAAGAATTGCTCCAACAATTCAAAACCCACGAAGTCATACATATCAATCGCTCAGAAAACAAGCCCGCAGATGCCCTGAGCAAACTCGCCTCGACTTCCTTTCAACATCTCGCCaaggatgtaaggatagaggtactcaagaacCCGTCAGTATTGCTGCGACAGGTGAATGTGATCGAAACAGGGCAAACATCGTGGATGACCCCCATCATCCAATACTTGCAAGAAGGGGTGCTTCCCGAAAACAAAGCGGAAGCAAGAAAGATTCAAAACAAAGCCCTACAGTACGAAATGAACagcggtatcttataccgaaaatccttcctgggaccactactgcgctgtgtggacccccaggaCGCGAATTATTTGATAAGGGAAATCCACGAAGGGATTTGCGGCATCCACTCCGGACCAAggatggttgtcgcgaagatcatgagcgccggttactactggcctggTATGCATGTTGACGCAATGAAGGAGATCCGCAAGTGTGACTCTTGCCAGAGGCACTCTCCAAAAACGCTGCGTCCTAAAAACGATCTTATCCCCGtatccaccgcatggccctttcagcaatggggaattgacatggtgggacccttcccggatgcccccggcgccgtaaagttcatcatagtagctgtcgactacttcacgaagtgggtagaagccaaagcccttgcatccaccacagctatgattgtgcgcaagttcatatgggagcacatcatatgcagatttggcctcccgctcaagatcgtgacagacaatggcaccaactttgcttcgGACGATCTTAAGAactggatgaaggagatgaacatTGAACACACTTTCACCTCTGTTGCACACCcacaaggcaacggacaagtggaaagtgtgaacaaatgcatcgtcgaagggataaaggccagattaggaacaaggcggcgcggatgggttgatgagctcccaagcattttatgggctcatcggaccatgccaaagacgagtaccggcgagacccctttcagcctggtttatggctcagaggcggtaaTCCCGGCAGAGATTGGCCTGCCCTCGCCACGCATGACAACGGTCAACACGGTTGACAATGAAGCAGAAAGGCGCCTAGACTTGGACCTGTTAGAAGAAAGACGCGAAATCGCGAGAATCagagaggccaagtacaaaacccagctggaaaggtactacaacacaagggttcgcatttgtaccttcaatcCAGGGGAGTACGTCTTTCGCGACAACGAAGCATCAAATGCGGAACGCCCAGGGAAATTagcacctaaatgggaaggcccatatctgattcatgaggtcctgggcaaaggggcctacaaattgcgcaccttagatggccacatcttaccaagaacttggaatgcgcaacaattgcgcaaatgctatatgtaaTCTTTTCGGCCTTGCGCCATCTTTCAATTCGCTACGCCGGCTACGAGCCATTGGCAAATATGTATGAAGGCCTAAGAGCCAACTTctgacttgaatgaaaacatacgacatgtttttctattacattttttcgttacaaatgcatgttaaacttttgattagcgcgaaaacactccagcatttCAAGGTGGTTCAAAccacctccaaggtcctccgcaaaCAGAGCGCGAGACCGGGTGGCCACCTTATACTTAGAAAacgcttccatttattcgagctaatttaacaTAAAAGTTTTTATAACAATGCAGTAATTGCAACAGAAAAAACAAAAGGTTTCATTAACAACTTGCGCAACTGCGCAGCATCATACATAAGAGTATCAAAGAAATTACAAAGGCACCAATGCCTATCAACTACCTActcaacaaactatcctattctTCGCGacgatcatcaccatcatctccgTCGTCTTCACCATCATCGTCATTGCCATCATCACCGTCGTCACCGGCGGGCTCTTCGTCAGACACCTCGACGGTAACTGGTGGATCGAGGATTGCCTTAAGACGCTggcaccagtcgtctttcttTAACGATTCGACAACTAACTCCATGATAGGCAAGGAGAGGTTGTCATAGGAATTTTCAGCACTTGCCAGCGCAGCATCGGCATGTTCTGTCACTGAGCAATGACTTGTGTCAAATTCTTGCCCAAGCATTTGCTCAACATGATCAGCACACTCCAGGTAGCCTCCCCGATGACCCACCGCACGCGCCGCGTCTGTCAGAGCCGCTACGGCGCGATCTAGCTCGTTCGCATTTAggatggagttggcaaccttcaacaAAAGATAAGCGTTAAAGAAAACTCTTAAAACAAATTAAGAAAAAAGCATAAGGCACTTACCAACActactccacgagtgcgcatccaCTCCGCTTCTGAGACAAGCGTATCGACGATACCTTGAGCCTCAGAATAGTTGGTTTGGGCCACATTCAGCGCGGCAGTGCTCACAGCACGCGCCTCCTCCGCATCAGCGGCCTTGACCTTCTCAGCCTCAAGGTCAATCTCCAAAGACTCGCATCTGTCGATTTGCTCATTCAAGCGACGTTTGAGTTCCGCTATCTCAACGTCCTTGGCATGGAGATCCTTGTCCTTGTTAGACAATTGCACCTTGGCTTCAGTCAGCTCAACCTAAAAATTGACAAACGCCTTGAGAATTGACTTAAAGAAATCTCATAAACAAAAAAGGGAAGAGCGAAAGGCAGTAgaactaacctccatctgctgcttggcagcTCTTTCACCCTGCGCTTCCTCCACCTTTGAGGTCAAGTCCGCAACTTTGGCCTCAAGATCAACGATCTTCTGTCGTAACGCAAAAGCACGATCGTTGTCTTGGGCGCATATGCGCTTAAAatcggccttctccttggccagttgctccTCAACATTGTGGAGTTTTTTCTGCAGCCCCTCGCGACCCCACTCTTCAGCCTTCTTgtcagcctcaaacttggctcTCTCCTCACCAAACGCGGCTTTCGATTTTTCGAATTCAGCAATACGTTTCAGCTTACGCTCGCGATAAGCCTCCCAGTCGGCGCGCTCCCGAACCATCGTTCGCCATTCGCGAACTATTTGATGGTTGGCAGCACGAGCGTTAGCCTCACCAAGAATATAAGTACGATACAACATTTCGTGAGGTTTCGCCCTTTGTCGATGGACTTCAGCAGGTGTAAAGGAGTTCAGGAACCACTCACGCGCAGGGCTGAATTCGATAAAAGTATCTTTCTGTTTTAAACTCCAGGGGGCTTGATGAGGAGCATCCCCACGCTCTTCTTCAGTATATGTCTTATAGTAGATATCTCCAACGGTATCTTTCGCCCCTATCACGTTAGGGTTATAACCCCCGGCTCCACCGGAGCTCGCGCCGCTAGAAGAGTAGCGGCCGGACCCTTTCGAAGTGATAACAGGGCCGGTGCTGGTTGGCCTGGTGACCTCAGGACCTTGAGACTTCAAAGGCTGATCCATAGCCTTTTTCGCCGCTACCTCCTTCTCCAAGGCCTGCTTCCTAGCCACCTCAGCAAGCCTCTCCTGCTCCGCCCTGCGCTTcctttcctcttcttccttcttttttctttcctcctccttcctcttctcttcttcctccttcttcttctcctcagcaatcttcttctcttcttctttcttacGCGCCTCCTCCACCTTTCGCTGCGCCTCAGCCGCCTTCGCGGCGTCCTGGGCTGCAGTGTCAGTGGGCCTGACGGTTATCTTGGGTCTTTTTACCCCCGCCTCACTGAATGTAACCGCcttttcaggggtcttcttcttgatctctgcaAAATAAGGCAAGTGTAAGCAAAGAAGTTTTTTAGAGaagaaaagagaagaaaagaacATACCAGGAGAAAATTGATACAACGAGCGCAGCCTGCTCGTCTTCCCTATCGCAGGGATCACAACAGATTGAGGCGCGGAAGCCACACCAGTTGTAGCCTCGCTCCTACCCCTTTTCCGCCCAATAAGTTGAGCAGCAGCATCTTCCTCTTCCACTTCTTCATCCTCTGGGAAAGACGGAGTCGCGCCAGCTTCAGGGttgcgagaacccgcgctcccggAACTCTTCGACCCACCAGCACCAGCTTTTCCCTTAACTACATGTGATAAACCTTCATATGAGTCACTGATGATCACATAATCATCCAAGTCACGTTgacgaaggcgaagagtacctttgcCAGCAGCAGTTGTTGCGCGACTAGGGCCAGTGCCCTTGCTGGTCACCTCCGGCTccgctttcttcttcttcttcaccggtttcttctttttctcctctgggtcaatccccaggtcgcgcaacacacctgcaaatatTTTAGACCAAGAGCTTAGCTCGCCGCTGGAAGATCCTacggactcctcgctggaaagatagaaagtctctttcccagcgagagtcacagagcgcaatggacgaggtttaggatattgcgcaccttcagtagcATCTGGCGGCGAGGCGAAAGCATCAGCAGTAGGAAACATGAAGTTTCCtttaatctggtcataccagctttCTTCGTCGTCGCGCAATGGGCGAACGCCCATGGAGCCTCCAAAAGTAGAAAAAGCAGCTTGGTAGAGTTGCGCCTCTATAAACGGAGATACGTAAGTAATAATTACAGAAATCCCACTtaaaaagaaaacataaaaacGACTAACCTTGATCGCCAAGCTTCAACACGGGAACATCCCTGCTGCtaggtgaccactggtcactcatctttGCTGCAACTAGAACACTTTCCCCAAACACCCGGTTCGGGGTGGGGGTCAGCTGCTGATACCACAAAGCCGTTTTTGGGATCGTCAGGTCTTCCTTGGGTATGGCCTCAGTCCATTCCCTAAAGGTCATAGCAACCGGCACAACTTCTTCCCTGATGAAGAAGAACTTGGGTTTCCAATCATGGAAACTCTTGGGTGGATTCAACAAGATCTTCTTCGCCGCACCCCGGCTCGCAAACGAAAAAAACCCCATCGTCCTTTGCAGTTGGTAAAAGGATCGAAACTTGTCTACGGATGGCTCGATGCCATGAGACTGACATAAGAACTCGAAATGTCTCACCCTCACCATCCCAGGTGGACTCATCTGAGATATGTGGAACTTGTAGTAAGAAAGGATACTACCCAGAAAATTGGTCGCCGGCAGCCGGAAATTACCCTGAAGAAAGAAATCTTCATAAAGGGTAATATAGCCGGGTGGGGCATCAGCCGCGGTTTGGCCTTGAGCCGGATACCGGGCGTCCCATTCCGGTGGGAATCTGAAGCTCCGAACAATCTGTTCGAACAGACCTAAGTCCCATCTAAGGACTGGAACCGGTCCTTCCTCACTAGCAGGAACCTCTTGGTGCCCCTCACTCATATTTTAGAAGGATCTGGAAAAAAGAACGAAGaaaagtttgaagatttgaagaaatcttgaagaagatgaagaacactttgaagattcaaagaccTTTTGAGAGGAAATTGGAGAAGAAACGAAGAGAAAGTGAATCTCTCACCTTTCTCTTCggatatttatacccatcgcatttaatgcgatgggtaaccgtgccgcaCTCGCCGCAAGGGCAACCAACGAGAAGTTGCCACGTCGAGCGGAAAAGCAAGgacgacggttaccacgcgcgcgtggcacccactctcctgacatgaagtgcaaccgccgcaggcggcatgatgacatccgtgccaggggtcaactcaagCGTCGCTCTCagcgacttatctcaccaacctgtcagaagttcaaatttcgaagtttcccgctATAAAACACACAAGTAACTTCATATAGAAGTTACAGGAGCCGCGCCAGATACATATAACCTACTATAATCTCGCGCGCCTAAAGGGCACAATAACAAATCACCCAACACCTGCCTCGGGCCTGCGCATGAAGAACATCAATATTCTACATGCACCATACAAGTCAGGACCAAAAGGACTATTTCCCCTTCTCTTATTTTTATTAAGTCCAGAactccaaccacttgcgttgcgcatggtgcagcactggactggggggacttgaaggggtatggtcccaaaaagtcgcgcaaacctcataacaggttgcacgtgagaccatactccttaacaTAACAACTTGATAATACAGCCTCGCGCAACTCACGTCACATTATAACTTACCCCGCGCGAGGAAGAGCACATAACAAACCCAGATATCAACACTTAGCATAAAAACAATGGTATAAATGTGCAcactaaccccgcgcgggttagttgccatcaaacaaaatccCCTCCGTAGGAAGACGCGCTGTTACCTACAGAGGTACacagggtacaagtggcagtaaaaagagACTATGAGCAcccagcaggctctgttcaatcgtgcgccacgatcctctgacgataagtacacaaggacgcctacacggcaccaatcaagagacggggacaactgtcccacgatctccactcgtctgctgatgacagaaggacaacaaggccgacaacaatgacacgtggctccaatcaaggtgcgccagctccggcgagcatctagaagccactaagcggtcgaggCCAGCAAGGCAAAGAGCATATTCGttgttgtccgtttctggcccaaggcccatcagcccacaacctcttacacctctccggctataaatagagaccttcattCCTCAGGTTAAATATTCTAGATTCTCGGCTCTTACTCTTaactacttaattactctcaaagcagacgcttattctcacgccggagcccggttaagagggaaacccccacattcccctcttaacgagtaacggtgttctgttttgcaggttgattaaccagtcggagctcaaatacctaAAAGAAGATTAACCTCTATGATAGGAACATAAACCCTTCTAATTAATACCataattagatcactgtttcttcaacACTCTTATTATTCTGGAATCTGTTGGTGTTGCTAACATTCATGGCTGCTGATTCACTGACAAATTGAGTACTAGCATGAATTTCCCTTTGTTTTTCATCTTGTACTAACTGGGCATATGCTTGTCTAATAGAAGGAATAGGTTTCATCATCAAAATTGTACGTCTAACATTATCATAGTTTGAATTCAGACCCATAAGGAATTGAAACAATCTTTGATCCTCTTCTCTTTTTGCAAAATCTTGTGAAACACCACAAGTACATGATGGAAGAAGATTTAAAACCCCTAATTCATCCCAAACACTCTTTAATTTGGTAAAATATGAGGCTATATCACTGTTACTTTGAGAAATCTCTCCCAAACTCTTTTGTAATTGATACAGTCTTGCTCCATTTGATTGACCAAATCGTTCAGATAGATCGTTCCATAATTGTTGTGCTGTTGCATAATATATCACACTACCTCTTATTTCATGTGATAAAGTGTTgagaatccatgaaatcaccatATCATTACATCTTTGCCACAAATCAAGCGGAGGAGCAGAATTAGGTTTTGTGATTTCACCTTTAACAAAGCTCAGTTCTTCGCAGATAAAGCACCAAATCCATTGCCATCAAATGGTTTAGAGACAAGAATCAAACCAGGGTGATCGGAAGGATGAAGATACAAAGGATTTGAAGAATCGATGAGATTAGTTGCAGCAGAAGTTTGAGTTGACATGATTTTTAGAGAATGATATTGAATACTCAAAGAAGAAACGAAATTGAACAAATACGAACAGATGAGAAGAAACAAAGATGATGAAAAGatcgaaagaaaagaaagagaacagagagagaaagaagatgaacggaaaaatgaagaagatgaccgaAAAAATCTCCGGTGAACGGAAAGCTAACAGAATTTTAACAGAAATAACAGATCGGAACGgttatgctctgataccatgtcattTTGTGAGAATTGAACAACTGATTTCATTGATTGTAAAATGAAAACAAATACAGTATATATACAAAACCCACTAGGCTATCTAACTAACTCTGTTAATTATAAACAACCTATACTAAACACGAGAGAAGCACGTGATGACTATCTCAACTAAAACCAACATTTTCTTCAACAAGTTTTGGATTAGAGTATTATTGAACTCCTTCAAAAAagaaattataaaaatatatttttacaatTGCAGGGAGCCTCCTACGATAATTGTTGGAACCTTGGGAAGCTTGTGCCAAATGCTTGAGAAGCAAATGATCAAACTAGAATCAATGCGcgtgctttttttttttttttttttgaaagataaaTTTCATTCAAAAACGCCACAAGAGGTCCCCAAAGCGGGGACCCAAGGGCACTAAAACGACTTTACATCAAGTTTAAAGGAAAATTACACCAAACATTCCAATCGATATTTTTAATTTTAGATCTATTCCGGATCCAAAAATACGACGTCGTTTTTATGATCTCCACGACTTCAATCGGTCTTCGGCTTTTACCTTCGAAACTTCTATTATTTCTTTCGTTCCATAACGCCCACATAGTGGTAATAACAATCCCTTTCAATATGTATCTGTCGTGCTTCGCGATTGTTTGTAAATCTGTCATCTTAAGAAGGTCCGAAACTTCAAAAGCATACATAGGGGCCATACGACACCAGCGTTGGATCCTCGACCAGATTTCATCCGAATAATAACATCCAGTGAATAAATGCAGCGAGGTTTCATCTTCCGAGTTGCATAACATACACACTGCATTCGGTAAAGGGACTCCACGTTTGAGCAGCTCCGTCTTCGTCGGTAGGCGATTAAGTGTAGCTCTCCAAGCCATAACTTTACACTTCAAGGGCACCCAACCTTTCCAATTCATGTTCCAGCTGTTTGTTCCTGCAGAAACATTAGTCATCAGGCGTTTAGCCGAGTTCACCGAGAAGGAACCATTATGGTCAGCCATCCACTTCCAGCCATCTACTCCAAGCCATAACTTTACACTTCAAGGGCACCCAACCTTTCCAATCAATGCGCGTGCTAGTAATTGACGAGGTATTTATTCACATTATTATTTATGACATTTATACCCTTCACGCAGTCACACATTAGGATATGTAAGTTTCGAGAAACAGAAGGGTATCATGATGCTCATATTACTGAAATGGGCAAATATGAAAATTTTAATATATTGGATGGGTATATTTGATATTATTTTTTTGGATGGGTAAATTTGATATTTTTCAAGTTATCAAAGTTATCAgggttatatatttatatatactatTAAAGAGAAAgggttatatatttatatactattaaagAGAAAGGTGTGGAAGACCTTTCTCTTTTAAGTTTTAACCCTCAAATTTTGACTTTTCCATTTCTTTTACCTTTTTCTAATTTACactcttaatttttttttgacaTAAAACGCTATTAACCTTTATCTTTAAGTAAGTTGCACATTCACTTTTAACTTTCAGTAATTGACAACTTTGACCTTCTTAAccttttctacttaataacttgacACCTCCTTTGGTTTAAATGACTTATACGACTTTACACCGCAACGTCTACAAattattatacttttttttatcTATGTTCTACTTATTTTGTGTACGATCGTAAACTGTATTTGAGAGCATGTCGGGTCAAATATACTACGTTTTCATTCGATGGCGATGTAATTTTCTTAAGTaaagagtcgggtcaaatatacagTATAAATACGAGTTACTTTAACTTTCGACGCCGCCGTAACGCGTGACGGGTCAAAATCCTAGTATTATTTGGTTAAAATGTGCATCCGATTTGATACTTTGTAGGTCGATTTCATGTTTAATTCTTCAAATCAAGTTAGCTCTCTTCTAAAGCTATTGATATCTTACTCATCAATCAACAATCGTCAAACAATATTTGCTAGTGCATCAATTCCCCAATACAGGAGGTTTTTATACGACTGTACACACACCAGAAGTGGACTAAGGTTAGGCAGAAGACCatcaatttatttttatttatccaacttataataaaagacttcaAATAATATCTCATGTCATTTTCTCCTTCAAACTTATAAATTCTAATTATAATTATttaacaaatttcttttaatgttaatattaataattaatatatagatattatttatttttatccttatattaagattaataaataacttcaattttgcaatttagaccctttgtttttttttacttttaacccaaagtttttcatcttttgcaatttaatcccaacttttttttattttcaattttggtccaccatacttattatctttcccaagtttttcgtttcgttctaaattttgtgagttaatgcaccgcaacgtgcgtgtgtggttcaacatttttttcgtatattttttcccgtttgactggcccgtcgcAGCACATCTATTTTTCTCTGTTTAACAAGTTCAACCAACGCGCGGGTCCTGGATTgacttagtttttttttctatgttttacgtttcggtttaatttctccgCAACGAGCgttcgtgattcaaagattttccGTTTGCTTTTCGCTTGGCGTTATTTTTtacgtttttatttaatttgtttttacgagcttttccggtgttggtggtcgctgacagtgGTATAGCATTGGTACTACTTGACACAGTTTTACAACAACCGCTACAACGAAGTGCTTAATAGTAATATTCATAATAAATTCATGTGATATTGTTTGTTAGCGCAGGCTGCTGTTGTTCATATCCATGCACATCCTGTTAGCCAATGCCTGCACGTTTACAGCACAGATTTTTGGTGAGTCAATTTTCTGAATTCGAAACCGTACTGCATTACACTTGTCTAGATGTGTCAAAATGAATGTGACGGGTTCAGGGCCGATACCATGAACAAAAAATTGT
Coding sequences:
- the LOC110931758 gene encoding caldesmon-like, giving the protein MLLKGKAGAGGSKSSGSAGSRNPEAGATPSFPEDEEVEEEDAAAQLIGRKRGRSEATTGVASAPQSVVIPAIGKTSRLRSLYQFSPEIKKKTPEKAVTFSEAGVKRPKITVRPTDTAAQDAAKAAEAQRKVEEEEEERKRRAEQERLAEVARKQALEKEVAAKKAMDQPLKSQGPEVTRPTSTGPVITSKGSGRYSSSGASSGGAGGYNPNVIGAKDTVGDIYYKTYTEEERGDAPHQAPWSLKQKDTFIEFSPAREWFLNSFTPAEVHRQRAKPHEMLYRTYILGEANARAANHQIVREWRTMVRERADWEAYRERKLKRIAEFEKSKAAFGEERAKFEADKKAEEWGREGLQKKLHNVEEQLAKEKADFKRICAQDNDRAFALRQKIVDLEAKVADLTSKVEEAQGERAAKQQMEVELTEAKVQLSNKDKDLHAKDVEIAELKRRLNEQIDRCESLEIDLEAEKVKAADAEEARAVSTAALNVAQTNYSEAQGIVDTLVSEAEWMRTRGVVLVANSILNANELDRAVAALTDAARAVGHRGGYLECADHVEQMLGQEFDTSHCSVTEHADAALASAENSYDNLSLPIMELVVESLKKDDWCQRLKAILDPPVTVEVSDEEPAGDDGDDGNDDDGEDDGDDGDDRREE
- the LOC110931759 gene encoding uncharacterized protein LOC110931759, coding for MVISWILNTLSHEIRGSVIYYATAQQLWNDLSERFGQSNGARLYQLQKSLGEISQSNSDIASYFTKLKSVWDELGVLNLLPSCTCGVSQDFAKREEDQRLFQFLMGLNSNYDNVRRTILMMKPIPSIRQAYAQLVQDEKQREIHASTQFVSESAAMNVSNTNRFQNNKSVEETVI